Proteins co-encoded in one Spirosoma endbachense genomic window:
- a CDS encoding Hsp20/alpha crystallin family protein — protein sequence MNPLMRTNNNLPSLIENFFGRDVNDFFNANTASVSNVPAVNVVEHQDGFRIEVAAPGLKKDDFKLNLNHNNLTISGYQETKKEESETPNEKYTRREFSYSSFQRTFTLPTSVDADNIQASYTDGVLKIEIPKREEAKVKPPRQIEIGG from the coding sequence TCCGTTAATGCGCACGAACAACAACCTACCGTCGTTGATCGAGAACTTTTTCGGTCGCGACGTGAACGACTTTTTCAATGCGAATACCGCGTCGGTAAGCAACGTTCCAGCAGTAAATGTAGTTGAGCATCAGGACGGCTTCCGTATTGAAGTGGCAGCTCCTGGTTTGAAAAAAGACGATTTCAAACTGAACCTGAACCACAACAACCTGACCATTTCGGGTTATCAGGAAACAAAAAAGGAGGAGTCTGAGACACCTAATGAGAAGTACACGCGTCGGGAATTTAGCTATTCCTCTTTCCAAAGGACATTTACGCTCCCAACGTCGGTAGATGCAGACAATATTCAGGCGTCATACACAGATGGTGTACTTAAAATTGAGATTCCCAAACGTGAGGAGGCAAAAGTAAAGCCACCCCGCCAGATAGAAATTGGTGGTTAA
- a CDS encoding Do family serine endopeptidase, whose translation MKSNWKLLALMALLSSVVTLAAYNLLGFNKRDVIFNESSPTPTITGRLAALTGNGPTATPGDFSTAAEAVTPMVVHIRTTMTRTVRQQQVPDIFRDFFGDDFGGNQRPRRQQGQASGSGVIISKDGYIVTNNHVVQDADEVEVIMTDKRSFKAKVIGTDPLTDLAVIKVEANNLPAITLGDSDALKLGEWVLAVGYPLDLESTVTAGIVSAKGRGIGILNQNARQNDPKADTPIEAFIQTDAAINPGNSGGALVNLRGELVGINSAIASATGYYSGYGFAVPVSLVKKVSADLLKYGNVQRGYLGIIPIELNSTVAKEKGAKIGRGIYVESVVDNGAAKTAGLEKGDVIVKMEGQSLDSDAQMREIIGRRRPGDILNVTINRDGTERDVKIELRNRNGGRDVIKKAEVSTANAALSSLGADFEELSAQDAKQLGVAGGVRVKKIVDGKLAETDVEEGFIIVKANSKNVKTTKDLQAILSSVKEGEGLMLIGIYPNSSRMYYYAVPI comes from the coding sequence ATGAAAAGCAACTGGAAACTATTGGCGTTGATGGCACTCTTATCGAGTGTAGTCACGCTGGCTGCTTATAACCTTTTGGGGTTCAATAAGCGGGACGTAATTTTCAATGAATCGTCACCAACACCGACGATTACGGGGAGGTTAGCCGCATTGACAGGTAACGGCCCAACGGCCACACCCGGCGACTTCTCCACCGCAGCCGAAGCCGTAACACCAATGGTTGTTCACATTCGCACAACCATGACCAGAACCGTTCGCCAACAACAGGTACCTGATATTTTCCGGGATTTCTTCGGCGATGATTTTGGTGGAAACCAGCGCCCGCGCCGTCAGCAAGGTCAGGCTTCAGGTTCGGGTGTTATCATCAGCAAAGATGGCTATATCGTAACCAACAACCACGTTGTTCAGGATGCTGACGAAGTGGAAGTAATTATGACTGATAAACGTAGCTTTAAAGCTAAAGTTATCGGCACCGACCCACTGACAGACTTAGCCGTTATTAAGGTAGAAGCGAATAACCTGCCTGCTATTACGCTTGGCGACTCCGATGCGCTGAAACTGGGCGAATGGGTATTAGCTGTTGGTTATCCACTCGATCTCGAATCGACCGTTACAGCTGGTATTGTTAGCGCTAAAGGCCGTGGTATTGGTATTCTGAATCAGAATGCCCGGCAAAACGACCCAAAAGCCGATACGCCAATCGAAGCCTTTATTCAAACGGATGCGGCCATCAACCCTGGTAATTCGGGCGGTGCACTGGTAAACCTTCGTGGAGAGCTGGTTGGCATTAACTCGGCGATTGCCTCGGCAACGGGTTATTACAGTGGCTATGGCTTTGCCGTTCCTGTATCGCTCGTGAAAAAAGTATCGGCCGATCTGCTGAAATATGGTAACGTACAACGCGGTTATCTGGGTATTATCCCTATCGAACTGAACAGTACGGTTGCCAAAGAAAAAGGTGCTAAAATTGGCCGTGGTATCTACGTGGAAAGCGTAGTTGATAATGGTGCTGCCAAAACAGCTGGTCTGGAGAAAGGTGATGTAATCGTGAAGATGGAAGGGCAATCTCTTGATTCAGACGCTCAAATGCGTGAAATCATTGGTCGTCGTCGTCCGGGCGATATTCTGAACGTTACTATTAACCGCGATGGTACCGAACGTGATGTTAAGATTGAACTTCGTAACCGGAATGGTGGCCGCGATGTCATCAAGAAAGCTGAAGTTTCAACGGCAAATGCTGCTCTTAGTTCATTAGGTGCCGACTTTGAAGAGCTTAGTGCTCAGGATGCCAAGCAATTAGGCGTTGCAGGTGGTGTACGTGTAAAGAAAATTGTGGATGGAAAATTGGCTGAAACCGATGTTGAAGAAGGTTTCATCATCGTAAAGGCCAATAGCAAAAACGTCAAAACGACGAAAGATCTGCAAGCTATTCTATCCTCTGTAAAAGAAGGAGAAGGCCTGATGCTGATTGGTATATATCCCAACAGTTCGCGGATGTACTACTACGCTGTCCCCATCTAA
- the gmd gene encoding GDP-mannose 4,6-dehydratase, protein MKKALITGITGQDGAYLTELLLAKGYEVHGIKRRSSLFNTQRIDHMYEDPHEKNVRFKLHYGDLSDSTNIIRIIQEVQPDEIYNLGAMSHVQVSFEEPEYTAQVDGIGTLRILEAVRLLGLTEKTRIYQASTSELYGGVQGHAQSETTPFYPRSPYAVAKQYGYWITVNYREAYNMYACNGILFNHESPLRGETFVTRKITRAVARIGLGLQDKVYLGNLDAQRDWGHAKDYVEAMYLILQQEKPEDFVIATGVTTRIRDFVRMSFAEIGVELEFKGEGASETAVVVSSSNADFPVEVGKEVVAVDPRYFRPTEVDLLLGDPTKAMTQLGWTPKYDLPALVKDMMTADIDLFRRDQLLAQSGHQVLNYYE, encoded by the coding sequence ATGAAAAAAGCATTAATAACCGGTATAACCGGACAAGATGGAGCCTATTTGACCGAATTACTCTTAGCTAAGGGATATGAGGTACACGGCATCAAGCGCCGGAGTTCGCTGTTCAACACACAGCGGATCGACCACATGTATGAGGATCCGCACGAAAAAAACGTACGCTTCAAACTGCATTATGGTGATCTGTCCGATTCTACCAATATCATCCGGATCATTCAGGAAGTACAGCCCGACGAAATTTATAACCTGGGTGCTATGTCGCACGTGCAGGTAAGTTTTGAGGAGCCTGAATATACAGCACAGGTAGATGGGATCGGAACGCTCCGGATTCTGGAAGCTGTTCGTTTATTAGGTCTGACGGAGAAAACCCGTATCTATCAGGCGTCGACTTCAGAATTATATGGTGGCGTTCAGGGCCATGCGCAATCTGAAACAACACCATTCTACCCACGTTCGCCTTATGCCGTGGCCAAGCAATATGGTTACTGGATTACAGTAAACTACCGCGAGGCTTATAATATGTATGCCTGCAATGGTATTTTATTCAATCACGAATCGCCCCTCCGTGGCGAAACGTTCGTGACGCGCAAAATTACACGCGCTGTAGCCCGTATTGGCCTGGGACTTCAGGATAAAGTTTATCTGGGTAATCTGGACGCGCAGCGCGATTGGGGCCATGCTAAAGATTACGTTGAGGCTATGTACCTGATCCTTCAACAGGAAAAACCGGAAGATTTCGTTATTGCCACTGGCGTTACAACCCGTATCCGGGATTTCGTACGCATGTCATTTGCTGAAATCGGTGTAGAGCTTGAATTCAAAGGAGAGGGCGCATCTGAAACGGCAGTAGTCGTTAGCTCATCAAATGCAGATTTTCCTGTTGAAGTCGGCAAAGAAGTAGTTGCCGTTGACCCCCGTTATTTCCGCCCAACAGAAGTTGACCTGCTTCTTGGCGATCCAACCAAGGCAATGACTCAGCTAGGCTGGACACCAAAATATGATCTGCCAGCACTTGTCAAAGATATGATGACGGCTGATATTGACTTGTTCCGTCGTGATCAGTTGCTTGCGCAGAGCGGTCATCAGGTACTGAACTATTACGAATAG